Proteins encoded within one genomic window of Amycolatopsis sp. 2-15:
- a CDS encoding YqaJ viral recombinase family protein has translation MTPYQIDPNLARVVLPAGAPEDVWLAERLKGIGGSDIAQAIGIAKWGTPFQLWMLKTGRIDPEELLDDDARRRFHWGHKLEPVLVSEFAERHPEYGVTPGAGTYARVEAEWQRVNVDSLAWNSDGSLAAVIEAKTANHRALSDWNGEEVPVSYVAQCQWAMWVTGAPRTYICALVDTHTYIEKDIERDDDMIGDLLELGAEFWQKVVDDVMPEVDGNDDTSSMLAITRYEPGSTVELGLEWLKDIAHRVELVEQIKDLTEKKQQIDNRMRVAIGDAETAWVGEDKVATFKASSKPTRKVDPELLDILSEDFPEVYAAVVTEKPASRRLTYANSTTTPERNHE, from the coding sequence GTGACCCCGTACCAAATCGATCCCAACCTCGCGCGGGTCGTGCTTCCCGCCGGTGCCCCCGAAGACGTTTGGCTCGCCGAACGCCTCAAAGGCATCGGCGGGTCCGACATCGCCCAAGCCATCGGGATCGCGAAGTGGGGCACCCCGTTCCAGCTGTGGATGCTCAAGACCGGCCGCATCGACCCTGAAGAGCTGCTCGACGACGACGCGCGCCGCCGCTTCCACTGGGGCCACAAGCTCGAACCCGTCCTCGTCTCCGAGTTCGCCGAACGGCACCCCGAGTACGGCGTAACCCCCGGCGCCGGCACCTACGCCCGCGTCGAGGCCGAGTGGCAGCGCGTCAACGTCGACTCCCTCGCCTGGAACTCCGATGGCTCGCTCGCTGCCGTCATCGAGGCCAAGACCGCGAACCATCGTGCCCTGAGTGACTGGAACGGCGAGGAGGTCCCTGTCTCCTATGTCGCACAGTGCCAGTGGGCGATGTGGGTCACTGGGGCGCCGCGCACGTACATCTGTGCCCTGGTCGACACGCACACCTACATCGAGAAGGACATCGAACGCGACGACGACATGATCGGCGACCTTCTAGAACTCGGCGCCGAGTTCTGGCAGAAGGTCGTCGACGACGTCATGCCCGAGGTCGACGGCAACGACGACACCAGCTCGATGCTCGCGATCACCCGCTACGAACCGGGCTCCACGGTGGAACTCGGCCTGGAGTGGCTGAAAGACATCGCCCACCGCGTCGAGCTGGTCGAGCAGATCAAGGACCTGACGGAGAAGAAGCAGCAGATCGACAACCGGATGCGGGTCGCCATCGGCGACGCGGAGACCGCCTGGGTGGGTGAGGACAAGGTCGCGACGTTCAAAGCCTCGTCCAAGCCGACCCGGAAGGTCGATCCGGAGCTGTTGGACATCCTCTCCGAGGACTTCCCCGAGGTCTACGCCGCTGTCGTCACTGAGAAACCCGCCTCGCGCCGCCTGACCTATGCGAACAGCACCACAACCCCTGAAAGGAACCACGAGTGA
- a CDS encoding recombinase RecT: MSNETARNAIAQRKDANNGGGQVVKAKDPWRDLIDKQKTEIGRALTGTALDPERFTRVALTVIKKTPALMRCDPTSILGALMTSAQLGLEPGPLGEAYLVPYGKECQFIVGYQGMIKLAWNSGQIRHIDADVVHENDGFIYQKGAEPKLVHEPALSNRGEVRCYYAVASFKNGGHVSVVLSPDDVEKYRQRSASVKAGRKSPWDTDYDAMAKKTCIRRLATFLPMATGLARAITADESVRRDLGASIDEITSDVIDAELVEEPSGQAEAPVAAGAPAEGAWGSSYEDGEGE, from the coding sequence GTGAGCAACGAAACCGCACGCAACGCCATCGCCCAGCGAAAGGACGCGAACAACGGCGGGGGGCAGGTCGTCAAGGCGAAGGACCCGTGGCGCGACCTGATCGACAAGCAGAAGACCGAGATCGGCCGTGCCCTGACCGGCACCGCGCTCGACCCGGAGCGGTTCACCCGGGTTGCGCTGACCGTCATCAAGAAGACGCCCGCCCTAATGCGGTGCGACCCGACCTCAATCCTGGGCGCGCTGATGACCTCGGCGCAGCTCGGGCTGGAGCCCGGCCCGCTGGGTGAGGCCTACCTCGTGCCCTACGGCAAAGAGTGCCAGTTCATCGTCGGCTATCAGGGCATGATCAAGCTGGCCTGGAACTCCGGCCAGATCCGCCACATCGACGCCGACGTGGTCCACGAGAACGACGGGTTCATTTACCAGAAGGGCGCGGAGCCGAAGCTCGTGCACGAGCCGGCGCTGTCGAACCGCGGCGAGGTGCGCTGTTACTACGCGGTCGCGTCGTTCAAGAACGGCGGCCACGTCTCCGTGGTGCTGTCCCCGGATGACGTCGAGAAGTATCGGCAGCGCTCGGCGTCGGTGAAGGCCGGGCGCAAGTCGCCGTGGGACACCGACTACGACGCCATGGCGAAGAAGACCTGCATCCGGCGTCTGGCGACGTTCCTGCCGATGGCGACCGGGCTGGCGCGCGCGATCACCGCCGACGAGTCGGTACGGCGCGACCTGGGCGCGAGCATCGACGAGATCACGAGCGACGTGATTGACGCCGAGCTGGTCGAGGAGCCGAGTGGGCAGGCCGAGGCGCCGGTCGCGGCGGGCGCTCCGGCCGAGGGGGCGTGGGGTTCGTCCTACGAGGACGGCGAAGGCGAATAG
- a CDS encoding HNH endonuclease — MTATQITDATRRALRQRSQGRCERCNETEAVQAHHRKPRGSGGTMLKTSHLLSCLLHVCVPCHLAIERNRARAVVHGWLVEHPGEPADVPVLMHNVNYVGPGKYLLHDDGGVTRVWDEEAA; from the coding sequence GTGACCGCCACCCAGATCACCGACGCAACCCGCCGCGCGCTCCGCCAGCGTTCGCAAGGCCGGTGCGAGCGGTGCAACGAGACCGAAGCCGTCCAGGCCCACCACCGCAAGCCCCGCGGCAGCGGCGGAACGATGCTCAAGACCTCCCACCTGCTCTCGTGCCTCCTGCACGTGTGCGTGCCCTGCCACCTGGCGATCGAACGCAACCGGGCCCGAGCTGTCGTTCACGGCTGGCTGGTCGAGCACCCGGGCGAACCGGCCGACGTGCCGGTGCTGATGCACAACGTCAACTACGTCGGCCCCGGCAAGTACCTGCTGCACGACGACGGCGGCGTCACCCGTGTCTGGGATGAGGAGGCCGCATGA
- a CDS encoding SsgA family sporulation/cell division regulator, protein MTAHGAFVSFRGHEHHHTLGRRFECMGGCSIDLSYLASNPYIVELEVIRDGTYRRWEISRELLVEGMTEPAGLGMVHVCPTGGMPGRVSVIKRVALATHVELILPRRRLQELLDRSHDIVPAGAESDHYGWDAVFAALGGGC, encoded by the coding sequence ATGACGGCGCACGGCGCGTTCGTGAGCTTCCGAGGACACGAACACCACCACACCCTTGGGCGACGCTTCGAGTGCATGGGCGGTTGCTCGATCGACCTGAGCTACCTCGCGTCAAACCCGTACATCGTGGAACTGGAAGTCATCCGCGACGGCACCTACCGCCGATGGGAGATCTCGCGGGAGCTGCTGGTCGAGGGCATGACCGAGCCGGCCGGGCTCGGCATGGTGCACGTGTGCCCGACCGGGGGAATGCCCGGACGGGTCTCGGTGATCAAGCGGGTCGCGCTCGCCACGCACGTCGAGCTGATCCTGCCGCGGCGCCGGCTTCAGGAGCTGCTCGACCGGTCGCACGACATCGTCCCCGCTGGAGCAGAGTCCGACCACTACGGGTGGGACGCGGTGTTCGCCGCGTTGGGCGGTGGCTGCTGA
- a CDS encoding exonuclease domain-containing protein, which translates to MSWHKGPLAAFDLESTGPKPTDDLIVTGTVWRYSPGAQASDTTLLVNLGVPIPEQATKIHGITTEQAQREGIPAGEAVRVLAALLADHIADGAPIVIYNAPFDLTMLDRECRRHGVPTLFELCARDQLTPYFIDPLVLDRLIDPRRTGSRKLAAVCAHYGVDLSDEDAHTSNGDCLAAARLAYRMASRFPKLAAMPLPELQARQTAAYREQAHQFAARVQGMGIVRDVPTEWPYVPVRPVQESLI; encoded by the coding sequence ATGAGCTGGCACAAGGGCCCGCTGGCGGCGTTCGATCTGGAGTCGACCGGCCCGAAGCCGACGGACGATCTGATCGTGACCGGCACCGTCTGGCGGTACAGCCCGGGGGCGCAGGCCAGCGACACGACGCTGCTGGTGAACCTGGGCGTGCCGATCCCCGAGCAGGCCACGAAGATCCACGGCATCACCACCGAGCAGGCACAGCGGGAAGGGATCCCCGCAGGCGAGGCGGTGCGGGTGCTCGCGGCACTGCTGGCCGACCACATCGCCGACGGCGCCCCGATCGTCATCTACAACGCCCCGTTCGACCTGACCATGCTCGACCGCGAGTGCCGCCGCCACGGGGTGCCGACGCTGTTCGAGCTGTGCGCCCGAGACCAGCTGACGCCGTACTTCATCGACCCGCTGGTGCTGGACCGGCTGATCGACCCGCGCCGCACCGGGTCACGCAAGCTCGCGGCGGTGTGCGCGCACTACGGCGTCGACCTGTCGGACGAGGACGCCCACACCAGCAACGGTGACTGCCTCGCCGCCGCCCGGCTCGCCTACCGGATGGCGTCCCGCTTCCCGAAGCTCGCCGCGATGCCGCTGCCGGAACTCCAGGCACGCCAGACCGCCGCCTACCGGGAGCAGGCGCATCAGTTCGCCGCCCGCGTTCAGGGGATGGGCATCGTCCGGGACGTCCCCACCGAATGGCCGTACGTGCCGGTCCGGCCCGTGCAGGAATCCCTGATCTAG
- a CDS encoding TlpA family protein disulfide reductase — protein MSTITKVALTVGLLVIATIIAVLPRKASTDEGAGSTENLSALRAATSLAECPSGDGQDVHKLEGVLTTCLGDGSRVELGQAIAGRDTLINVWAPWCQPCKTELPVLAKYATEQHSVQVLLVEVAGSEADGLALLQGLGVHLPSVFDGEGATGPVREKLAVALLPSSYLVTADGRVRYIHNPPVFPNSDAIRAAIDHIR, from the coding sequence GTGAGCACTATCACCAAAGTAGCACTCACGGTAGGGCTATTAGTCATCGCGACCATCATCGCAGTGTTGCCACGGAAGGCGAGCACAGATGAAGGTGCCGGCTCCACGGAGAATCTATCCGCCTTGCGTGCGGCGACCTCGCTTGCAGAATGCCCCTCGGGCGACGGGCAGGACGTTCACAAACTTGAAGGTGTGCTCACTACCTGCCTCGGCGACGGCAGTCGAGTTGAACTAGGCCAGGCGATCGCGGGGCGCGACACCCTCATCAACGTTTGGGCGCCGTGGTGTCAACCATGCAAGACGGAGTTGCCCGTACTAGCCAAATACGCAACCGAGCAACACTCTGTGCAGGTACTGCTTGTGGAGGTGGCCGGCTCGGAAGCTGACGGCCTTGCTCTCCTTCAGGGCCTGGGAGTGCATTTGCCGTCTGTGTTCGACGGCGAAGGTGCGACCGGCCCGGTTCGAGAGAAGCTCGCTGTGGCTCTCTTGCCTTCGTCCTACTTGGTTACCGCCGACGGCCGAGTCCGTTATATACACAATCCGCCAGTTTTTCCGAATTCGGACGCTATTCGGGCAGCTATCGACCACATTCGGTAA
- a CDS encoding peroxidase family protein, which yields MTAVSVAAGVSQFNDQPAAMYNRMFPRLTPATPRGVREAEKLGLPGGKMDGGPTTTAQDNTNVPAGFAVFGQFVTHDIAADMTPMPDHAILPEGLTSFRSPRLDLDHVYGGGPGVMPALYAKADHRTKFLIPDGGHDMPRGLDGAIISPDPRDDNNMPLAQLHLGFMRFHNAVVDALAAGKITTTASDQLTAFPGNDGATADPNASLGGLLRTDAYWNRLFEQAQRIVVWHYQWIVLHEYLPLVCGADLVDEVFTNGPRHYKPGRHSFIPVEFATGAFRYAHAVIRSEYQVNDGHTFPMFSTAPDVPGMERVDLRGGPVKPEHAIDWRYFFHVDPDHEPQYERLIGTTMSGPILELPVSSVPGAKLDALSKPMSSMAMRDLCRSEVHQLPSGQDIARAMAVEPLTDEQLGFDGPCPLLWYVLREAELLADGRHLGPVGGRIVAETIIGLLRADPFSVRPSWKPTLAGEDGDFTMAHLLRFAA from the coding sequence ATGACTGCTGTATCGGTGGCTGCCGGGGTCAGCCAGTTCAACGACCAGCCGGCCGCCATGTACAACCGCATGTTCCCCCGGCTCACCCCGGCAACACCGCGCGGCGTCCGCGAGGCCGAGAAGCTGGGCCTGCCGGGCGGGAAGATGGACGGCGGCCCAACCACAACCGCTCAGGACAACACGAACGTGCCGGCCGGGTTCGCGGTGTTCGGCCAGTTCGTCACGCACGACATCGCCGCGGACATGACTCCGATGCCGGACCACGCGATCCTCCCCGAGGGCCTCACGTCGTTCCGATCGCCCCGGCTGGACCTGGACCACGTGTACGGCGGCGGGCCCGGCGTCATGCCGGCCCTATACGCCAAGGCCGACCACCGCACGAAATTCCTGATCCCCGACGGCGGCCACGACATGCCCCGCGGCCTGGACGGGGCGATCATCTCCCCGGACCCGCGCGACGACAACAACATGCCGCTGGCGCAGCTGCACCTCGGGTTCATGCGGTTCCACAACGCTGTCGTCGACGCCCTGGCTGCCGGGAAGATCACCACCACCGCGTCGGACCAGCTCACCGCGTTCCCGGGGAACGACGGCGCCACCGCGGATCCCAACGCGTCGCTCGGCGGGCTCCTGCGCACCGACGCGTACTGGAACCGGCTGTTCGAGCAGGCGCAGCGGATCGTGGTGTGGCACTACCAGTGGATCGTGCTGCACGAGTACCTGCCGCTCGTATGCGGCGCGGACCTCGTCGACGAAGTGTTCACCAACGGGCCCCGCCACTACAAGCCCGGCCGGCACTCCTTCATCCCGGTCGAGTTCGCCACCGGCGCGTTCCGCTACGCCCACGCCGTGATCCGCAGCGAATACCAGGTCAACGACGGCCACACGTTCCCGATGTTCAGCACCGCCCCGGACGTGCCAGGCATGGAACGCGTGGACCTGCGCGGCGGGCCCGTGAAACCGGAGCACGCGATCGACTGGCGGTACTTCTTCCACGTCGACCCCGACCACGAACCGCAGTACGAACGGCTCATCGGCACGACGATGTCCGGGCCGATCCTCGAGCTGCCGGTGTCGTCGGTGCCTGGCGCGAAGCTCGACGCGCTGTCCAAGCCGATGTCGTCGATGGCGATGAGGGACCTGTGCCGCTCGGAGGTGCACCAGCTCCCCAGCGGGCAGGACATCGCCCGCGCGATGGCGGTCGAGCCGCTCACCGACGAGCAGCTCGGGTTCGACGGGCCGTGCCCGCTGCTGTGGTACGTCCTGCGCGAGGCGGAGCTTCTGGCCGACGGCCGGCACCTCGGCCCGGTCGGCGGCCGGATCGTCGCCGAGACCATCATCGGCCTGCTGCGCGCCGACCCGTTCTCAGTCCGTCCGTCGTGGAAGCCGACGTTGGCCGGCGAGGACGGCGACTTCACCATGGCGCACCTGCTGAGGTTCGCCGCGTGA
- a CDS encoding HIT family protein, whose translation MSDCVFCQRIEQGAFGRHDKWAVAFEPLNPVALGRHILVVPRRHAANVGADPDGAAVAMRFAAELAAEMGMDFNIITSAGPAATQTIQHTHLHVLLREHGDGITLPWTGQDRSKQ comes from the coding sequence GTGAGCGACTGCGTGTTCTGCCAACGGATCGAGCAGGGCGCCTTCGGCCGGCACGACAAGTGGGCTGTGGCTTTCGAGCCGCTCAACCCTGTCGCCCTCGGCCGGCACATCCTGGTCGTCCCGCGCCGCCACGCCGCGAACGTGGGTGCCGACCCCGACGGCGCCGCCGTGGCGATGCGTTTCGCCGCAGAGCTGGCCGCCGAGATGGGCATGGACTTCAACATCATCACCAGCGCCGGGCCGGCCGCGACCCAAACCATCCAGCACACCCATCTGCACGTGCTGCTGCGCGAACACGGCGACGGAATCACGCTGCCATGGACAGGCCAAGATCGGAGTAAGCAGTGA